The proteins below come from a single Sphingomonas carotinifaciens genomic window:
- a CDS encoding alkene reductase → MPNHSASPILQPVQIGDLSLRNRIVMAPLTRSRSNDDGIPPAFAADYYAQRADAGIIISEATNVSPQAVGYALTPGIWNDQQIEAWRPIVQAVHDRGGVMFLQLWHTGRISHPDLQGGKPPVAPSAIKPVGQAFTKDGMKDHVTPRALETDEIPGIVEDYRRAAINAKAAGFDGVEVHSANNYLLEQFVRDSTNRRTDRYGGSIENRLRFPLEVVDAVVGVWGAGRVGIRLSPATTMPGETPLDSTVMETFGTYVDALSQRGLLYVHDIEGVTQQTRDADGVDFAALRKRFKGAYIANNQYTLKLAEEVLERGDADLFSMGRPFIANPDLVDRLRTGAPLAEAPKEYWYGGGSVGYSDWPTMRGNPDRG, encoded by the coding sequence ATGCCCAACCATTCCGCATCGCCCATATTGCAGCCCGTCCAGATCGGTGACCTGTCGCTGCGCAACCGCATCGTCATGGCGCCGTTAACGCGCAGCCGTTCGAACGACGACGGGATCCCGCCCGCTTTCGCCGCAGACTATTACGCACAGCGCGCTGACGCCGGGATCATCATAAGCGAAGCGACCAACGTATCTCCCCAGGCGGTCGGCTATGCGTTGACACCGGGCATCTGGAACGACCAGCAAATCGAGGCGTGGCGCCCGATCGTGCAGGCTGTCCATGATCGTGGTGGCGTCATGTTTCTTCAGTTGTGGCATACTGGGCGCATCTCGCATCCGGACCTACAGGGCGGAAAGCCGCCGGTCGCGCCGTCGGCCATCAAGCCGGTCGGACAGGCGTTCACCAAGGATGGGATGAAGGACCACGTCACGCCGCGAGCCTTGGAAACGGACGAGATCCCTGGCATCGTCGAGGATTATCGTCGCGCCGCCATTAACGCCAAGGCAGCGGGATTCGATGGGGTCGAAGTTCATTCGGCGAATAATTATCTGCTTGAGCAGTTCGTCCGCGACAGCACCAACCGGCGAACCGACCGCTATGGCGGGTCAATTGAAAACCGTCTGCGCTTCCCCCTCGAGGTCGTCGATGCGGTCGTCGGCGTTTGGGGCGCAGGGCGTGTCGGCATCCGATTGTCGCCGGCGACGACAATGCCCGGCGAGACGCCGCTCGACAGCACCGTGATGGAAACCTTCGGCACCTATGTTGATGCGCTGTCTCAGCGCGGCCTACTCTATGTCCACGACATCGAGGGCGTGACGCAGCAGACACGTGACGCAGATGGCGTCGACTTTGCTGCGCTGCGCAAGCGCTTCAAAGGGGCTTATATCGCGAACAACCAGTACACGCTTAAGCTGGCCGAGGAGGTTCTTGAGCGTGGCGATGCCGACCTGTTCAGCATGGGGCGGCCCTTCATTGCCAACCCAGATCTTGTTGATCGCCTGCGCACAGGTGCGCCGCTTGCAGAAGCGCCAAAAGAATATTGGTATGGCGGCGGGTCGGTCGGCTATTCCGACTGGCCGACGATGCGCGGAAATCCGGATCGCGGCTGA
- a CDS encoding IS3 family transposase (programmed frameshift) — MPAKKHKPEEIIGKLREVEIMLGQGGTTAEACRRIAVSEQTYYRWRKEYGGLKTDQARRMKDLEKENLRLRRAISDLTLDKLILQEAAPGKLLSPARRRRCIDHVREVLDVSERRVCRVLGQHRSTQRKVPCGADDEEALTDDIVALAKQYGRYGYRRVTALLHAAGWSVNHKRVERIWRREGLKVPQRQPKRGRLWLNDGSCIRLRPEYPGHVWAYDFVEARTHDGRKFRILTIIDEASRECLALVVARQLRHEDVLAALAELFIDRGPPAHIRSDNGSEFIATAVQKWLEQIGVKTLYITPGSPWENGYNESFNGSLRDELLNGEIFYSLAEAKVLIEAWRRHYNTVRPHSSLGYRPPAPEAATPPLPASGSASLHLRPAMAAETTMH; from the exons ATGCCTGCCAAGAAGCACAAGCCCGAAGAGATCATCGGCAAGCTGCGTGAGGTTGAGATCATGCTGGGCCAGGGCGGCACGACTGCCGAGGCATGCCGGCGCATCGCAGTCAGCGAGCAGACCTACTACCGTTGGCGCAAGGAGTATGGTGGTCTGAAGACGGATCAGGCGCGACGGATGAAGGACCTGGAGAAGGAGAACCTTCGGCTGCGCCGCGCGATCTCGGACCTGACGTTGGACAAGCTGATCCTGCAGGAGGCGGCGC CGGGGAAACTTCTAAGCCCCGCACGGCGCCGGCGGTGCATCGACCATGTGCGGGAGGTGCTGGATGTGTCCGAGCGACGGGTGTGCCGCGTGCTTGGCCAGCATCGGTCGACGCAGCGCAAAGTGCCGTGTGGGGCAGATGACGAGGAGGCGCTGACGGACGACATCGTCGCGCTGGCCAAGCAGTACGGGCGCTACGGCTATCGCCGGGTAACCGCACTGCTGCATGCGGCCGGCTGGTCGGTGAACCACAAACGGGTGGAGCGGATCTGGCGACGCGAGGGGCTGAAGGTGCCCCAGCGGCAGCCGAAACGCGGTCGGCTGTGGTTGAACGATGGCTCGTGTATTCGGCTGCGACCGGAGTATCCGGGGCATGTCTGGGCGTACGACTTTGTAGAGGCGAGGACGCACGACGGACGCAAGTTCCGCATCCTCACGATCATCGACGAGGCCAGCCGCGAGTGCCTGGCGCTGGTGGTCGCGCGCCAGCTCCGCCACGAAGATGTGCTGGCGGCCCTGGCCGAGCTGTTCATCGATCGGGGACCGCCTGCGCATATCAGGTCGGATAACGGCAGCGAATTCATCGCCACCGCCGTCCAGAAATGGCTGGAGCAGATCGGGGTGAAGACGCTCTACATCACGCCTGGCTCGCCGTGGGAGAATGGCTACAACGAGAGCTTCAACGGCTCGCTTCGTGACGAGTTGCTCAACGGCGAGATCTTCTACAGCCTTGCCGAGGCCAAAGTGCTGATCGAGGCCTGGCGGCGCCACTATAACACTGTCCGTCCGCACAGCAGCCTCGGCTACCGGCCACCAGCCCCGGAAGCGGCGACACCGCCATTGCCGGCCTCCGGTTCCGCTTCGCTCCACCTCCGACCGGCAATGGCGGCGGAGACGACGATGCACTAA
- a CDS encoding transposase: MMGERTVAQEALFYSFNLERHVPADHLLRSIDRFVDLSGIREELKPFYSETGRPSIDPELMIRMLIIGYCMGIRSERRLCDEVHLNLAYRWFCRLGLEGDVPDHSTFSKNRHGRFRDSDLLRRLFETTVARCMTEGLVGGEGFAVDASLIRADANRQTGGPGSDGVPPDADSRAVREYLAVLDDAAFGAATPVVPKYLAPADPASRWTSAHRGPAFYAYSTNYLIDLDHAVIMDVEASTAVRQAEVTACKRMIARVQDRFGVWPERLAADTAYGSAEMLAWLVHERDIQPHIPVFDKSARRNGTFERDAFTYDHDDDSYVCPGGKRLRPRNRNFATARGDVGQDGFIRYRARQQDCGGCALRERCTPNMPARKVTRSIHEGARDLARDIATTDAYVTSRRQRKKVEMLFAHLKRILKLDRLRLRGPNGARDEFHMAATAQNLRKMAKLIPIPAQPLPA, translated from the coding sequence ATGATGGGCGAGCGGACGGTAGCGCAGGAGGCGCTGTTCTACAGCTTCAACCTTGAGCGGCACGTGCCGGCGGACCATTTGCTGCGCTCGATAGACCGGTTCGTGGATCTGTCGGGCATTCGCGAGGAGCTGAAACCCTTCTACAGTGAAACGGGTCGCCCCTCGATCGATCCGGAGCTGATGATCCGGATGCTCATCATCGGCTATTGCATGGGTATCCGGTCCGAGCGGCGGCTGTGCGACGAAGTGCATCTGAACCTGGCCTATCGCTGGTTCTGCCGGTTGGGGCTGGAGGGCGACGTGCCTGACCATTCGACCTTCTCGAAGAACCGGCACGGACGCTTTCGCGACAGTGACCTGTTGCGCCGGTTGTTCGAGACGACGGTCGCACGCTGCATGACCGAAGGCCTGGTGGGCGGCGAAGGGTTTGCGGTCGACGCCAGCCTGATTCGCGCCGATGCCAATCGCCAGACCGGCGGTCCGGGCAGCGACGGCGTGCCGCCGGACGCCGACAGTCGTGCGGTACGCGAGTATCTGGCCGTTCTCGACGATGCCGCGTTCGGCGCAGCGACACCGGTAGTGCCTAAGTATCTGGCGCCGGCCGATCCGGCATCGCGCTGGACCAGCGCGCATCGCGGGCCGGCCTTCTACGCCTACTCGACCAACTACCTTATCGACCTCGACCACGCCGTCATCATGGACGTGGAAGCGAGCACCGCCGTGCGCCAGGCCGAGGTGACCGCGTGCAAGCGCATGATCGCGCGGGTGCAGGACCGCTTCGGCGTCTGGCCCGAGCGACTGGCGGCGGACACCGCTTACGGCTCGGCGGAGATGCTCGCCTGGCTGGTCCACGAACGTGACATCCAGCCCCACATCCCGGTGTTCGACAAGTCGGCCCGCCGCAACGGCACTTTCGAACGCGATGCCTTCACCTACGACCATGATGACGACAGCTACGTCTGCCCTGGCGGCAAGCGCCTGAGGCCCAGGAACCGCAACTTCGCGACCGCCCGGGGCGACGTCGGCCAGGACGGCTTCATCCGCTATCGCGCGCGACAGCAGGACTGCGGCGGCTGCGCCCTGCGGGAACGCTGCACGCCCAACATGCCGGCGCGAAAGGTCACCCGCTCGATCCACGAAGGGGCTCGCGACTTGGCCCGCGATATCGCCACCACTGACGCCTACGTCACATCTCGCCGTCAGCGAAAGAAGGTCGAGATGCTGTTCGCGCACCTCAAGCGCATCCTGAAGCTCGACCGGTTGCGCCTGCGCGGTCCAAACGGTGCAAGAGACGAGTTCCACATGGCGGCCACCGCCCAGAACCTCCGCAAGATGGCAAAGCTCATCCCGATACCGGCGCAGCCACTGCCCGCCTGA
- a CDS encoding aldo/keto reductase: MARIGTLTVSAQGFGAMGLSHAYGQADEAESIRTLHRAIALGVTFFDTSTGYGNGHNEELLGRAIADRRDGLVIASKFTHRRGSDGQRVSAREAVEAILHRLNVEQIDLYYLHRVDPNTPIEESVGELGRLRDEGKIGGVGLSEVSATQLRAAYAITPIAALQSEYSLWTREVEAEILPSARELGIGFVAYSPLGRGFLAGAQPTEANDRRHIHPRFQADAIAANAQRRRAIEDVAERLRVTPAQVSLAWVLSKNVVPIPGTRHIRHLEDNWAAGEIALDEGTIEELEAAFPHGTTVGDRYPAEQMKSVPAEPVPA; the protein is encoded by the coding sequence TTGGCCAGGATCGGAACGCTGACGGTAAGCGCTCAAGGCTTCGGCGCGATGGGCCTGTCGCATGCCTATGGGCAGGCCGACGAAGCCGAGTCGATCCGCACGTTGCACCGCGCGATCGCGCTCGGTGTCACCTTCTTTGACACGTCGACCGGCTATGGCAACGGGCACAATGAGGAGCTGCTCGGACGGGCGATCGCCGACCGCCGCGACGGCCTCGTCATCGCCAGCAAGTTCACGCATCGCCGTGGCAGCGATGGCCAGCGGGTGTCCGCGCGCGAGGCGGTGGAGGCGATCCTTCATCGCCTGAACGTCGAGCAGATCGACCTCTATTACCTGCACCGTGTCGATCCCAACACGCCGATCGAGGAGTCCGTCGGCGAACTCGGTCGCCTGCGGGACGAGGGCAAGATCGGCGGCGTCGGCCTATCGGAAGTGAGCGCCACACAGCTTCGCGCCGCTTATGCGATCACCCCAATTGCCGCGCTGCAGAGCGAATATTCGCTGTGGACGCGCGAGGTAGAGGCGGAGATCCTGCCCAGCGCGCGCGAACTGGGCATTGGGTTCGTCGCCTATAGCCCGCTGGGCCGCGGCTTCCTGGCGGGTGCGCAACCTACCGAGGCCAATGACCGTCGGCACATCCATCCGCGTTTCCAGGCGGACGCGATCGCCGCCAACGCGCAGCGCCGCCGCGCGATTGAGGACGTCGCGGAACGGTTGCGCGTCACGCCGGCGCAGGTCAGCCTCGCCTGGGTTCTGTCCAAGAACGTCGTGCCGATCCCCGGTACCCGGCACATCCGTCACCTCGAAGACAATTGGGCCGCCGGCGAGATCGCACTCGACGAAGGCACGATCGAGGAACTGGAAGCCGCCTTTCCGCACGGCACCACGGTGGGGGATCGCTATCCGGCCGAGCAGATGAAGTCGGTCCCGGCCGAGCCCGTGCCGGCCTGA
- a CDS encoding AraC family transcriptional regulator — MDRIAELSTLIDRHVVGTGICSTAMPRVSLIRADAPSTPTPAVYEASICIIAQGSKRVSIGEHSVVYDAAHYLLVSVDLPLVGHVLDASPERPYLCCKIDLDAAMLADPMASEGGGVVRTDLPVLGVYPGDPDLIDAACRLVGLLDRPDTIRALAPLIEREIHYRLLTGPHGPMLRHVATAGSHLNQVSRAIAAIRRRFDAPIRIDDVAAEAGMSSSSLHAHFKAITRMTPLEYQKQLRLQEARRLMLAEGATASTAGFAVGYESPSQFSREYRRLFGAPPRADIERLHAAPAAAMPL; from the coding sequence ATGGACCGGATCGCCGAACTCTCCACCCTCATCGATCGACACGTCGTGGGAACAGGCATTTGCAGCACGGCGATGCCGCGTGTGTCGCTGATCCGGGCCGACGCGCCGAGCACCCCCACGCCTGCCGTCTACGAGGCCTCTATTTGCATAATAGCCCAGGGGTCGAAACGGGTGTCGATCGGCGAGCACAGCGTCGTCTATGATGCGGCCCATTACCTCTTGGTCTCGGTCGACTTGCCACTGGTCGGTCATGTACTCGATGCGAGCCCCGAGCGACCCTATCTCTGCTGCAAGATCGATCTCGATGCCGCGATGCTGGCCGATCCCATGGCGAGCGAGGGCGGCGGGGTGGTCCGTACGGATCTGCCGGTGCTTGGCGTCTACCCAGGCGATCCCGACCTGATCGACGCGGCATGCCGGCTGGTCGGGCTGCTCGACCGACCCGACACGATCCGTGCGCTCGCACCACTGATCGAGCGCGAGATCCACTATCGTCTGCTCACCGGACCGCACGGTCCGATGCTTCGTCACGTCGCAACCGCTGGCAGCCATCTCAATCAGGTCAGCCGCGCGATTGCCGCCATCCGCCGGCGTTTCGATGCGCCGATCCGCATTGACGACGTCGCAGCCGAGGCCGGGATGAGTTCCTCCTCTCTCCACGCACACTTTAAGGCTATCACCCGCATGACCCCGCTGGAATATCAGAAGCAGCTGCGGTTGCAGGAGGCCAGACGCCTGATGCTGGCCGAGGGCGCCACGGCGAGCACCGCAGGCTTTGCCGTCGGCTATGAGAGCCCATCGCAATTCAGCCGCGAATACAGGCGACTGTTCGGTGCGCCTCCACGTGCCGACATCGAACGGCTACATGCTGCGCCGGCAGCGGCTATGCCGCTGTGA
- a CDS encoding TonB-dependent receptor, giving the protein MKLATQGGRWSVVRALLAGASLLALPTLARAQDAVAIGNDRGEDVVVTARRRAENIQDVPISVQAISGETLQRKGTIDLQSLIDQTPGLNSTGGNPRNFSITIRGIGYAPTAADGLDNAIGVYFDGVYQARPGQVLQDLVDVQSFEVLRGPQGTLFGRNAAAGALNITFNKPSFTSSQTFEASYGRYNFAQGKAIVTGPITENIAFRTAAFATYADGWISTPLRPAFARAARDKGIYAPTATTEDTTAGTWRWGVRQQFLLEADDLSVNLSGDVNVERDSSSGFSSGGGVAEVFGPGNWGINTTAAQQARVTTALRALGQIENFGGVRNWTPTVDPRSTVTNNYNQTRTTNAGVSLTADYDFGGVTLTSITAWRHWSFDPPQDSDSTPIDIYQNMAISKSNQFSHEVRFASDKSGPIEWQVGGFLYYSKLKDHYVIHQFGADVIPWYNAYNTLASAAFTPIPLSLRQQLTGAQIIENTTVENRNAAIYGQATWHISDALDLTGGLRYTYDRKNGSSPVDTSQLPTALPAGITNAQLNAFYNAIDAVQRNPGLVYRVPGYPTSVATSGYPVDISTSDDNLSGTASLSYKITPNLTTYVTYATGFQAGGLDLNNRSLSPNAPPVQPTTTSNIEAGVKGSLFNRWVTFAIAAYEEKLEGFQTSISFILPDGTAQRGATNVGDIRARGVEWSLAARIGSGIRLTFDGNYNDAVYTRAPSLPAPAELSYNGIANIDAEGQRAPYAPKWALSLTPSWDARISDNAEFYSYAQYSFTSGYGTGVTQSIYTQVPSQHNLNLRAGVRLENDRYDVSLYANNATNERNIISLALLAAPAGAGVTAYLGRTVNYNQPARYGLTVRARY; this is encoded by the coding sequence ATGAAGCTGGCCACTCAGGGAGGGCGCTGGAGCGTGGTGCGTGCACTGCTGGCGGGTGCGTCGCTGTTGGCGTTGCCAACGCTGGCGCGCGCACAGGACGCGGTCGCGATCGGCAACGATCGCGGCGAGGATGTGGTGGTCACCGCACGGCGACGAGCTGAGAACATTCAGGACGTTCCGATCTCCGTGCAGGCGATCAGCGGCGAGACGTTGCAGCGCAAGGGGACGATTGACCTGCAAAGCCTGATCGACCAGACACCCGGCCTGAATTCCACCGGCGGCAATCCGCGCAACTTCTCGATCACGATCCGCGGCATCGGCTATGCGCCGACCGCCGCGGACGGCCTCGACAATGCGATCGGCGTCTATTTCGACGGCGTGTACCAGGCGCGGCCCGGTCAAGTCCTCCAGGATCTGGTCGACGTGCAGAGCTTCGAGGTGCTGCGCGGCCCACAGGGCACGCTGTTCGGCCGCAATGCCGCGGCCGGCGCGCTCAACATCACCTTCAACAAGCCCAGCTTCACGTCCAGCCAGACATTCGAAGCGTCGTACGGCCGGTATAATTTCGCGCAGGGTAAGGCGATCGTCACTGGTCCGATCACCGAAAACATCGCCTTTCGCACCGCAGCCTTCGCCACCTATGCCGATGGCTGGATATCGACGCCGCTTCGTCCCGCCTTTGCACGCGCGGCGCGCGACAAGGGCATCTATGCTCCCACCGCGACCACCGAGGACACGACTGCCGGCACGTGGCGCTGGGGTGTCCGCCAGCAGTTCCTGCTCGAGGCAGATGATCTCAGCGTTAACCTGTCCGGCGACGTGAATGTGGAACGCGACAGTTCGTCAGGCTTCAGTTCCGGCGGCGGCGTTGCGGAGGTGTTCGGACCCGGCAATTGGGGCATCAACACGACGGCGGCGCAGCAGGCGCGCGTCACGACGGCGCTGCGTGCGCTTGGCCAGATCGAGAACTTCGGCGGGGTGCGCAACTGGACGCCGACCGTCGATCCGCGGTCGACCGTTACCAACAACTATAATCAGACGCGCACCACCAATGCCGGCGTGTCGCTGACCGCCGATTACGATTTCGGCGGCGTGACGCTGACGTCGATCACCGCATGGCGGCACTGGAGTTTCGACCCGCCGCAGGACAGCGACAGCACGCCGATCGACATCTACCAGAACATGGCAATCAGCAAGAGCAACCAGTTCAGCCATGAAGTTCGCTTCGCGTCGGACAAGAGCGGTCCGATCGAATGGCAGGTCGGCGGCTTTCTCTATTACTCCAAGCTGAAGGACCATTACGTCATCCACCAGTTCGGGGCGGACGTGATACCCTGGTACAACGCCTACAACACGCTGGCTAGCGCCGCCTTCACGCCGATCCCGCTGTCTTTGCGGCAGCAATTGACCGGTGCGCAGATCATAGAGAACACCACCGTCGAGAACCGCAATGCGGCGATCTACGGCCAGGCGACATGGCACATCAGCGATGCGTTGGATCTGACCGGTGGCCTGCGCTACACTTATGATCGCAAGAACGGCAGCAGCCCGGTGGACACCAGCCAGCTTCCCACCGCATTGCCGGCCGGCATCACCAATGCGCAGCTGAACGCCTTCTACAACGCCATCGATGCCGTGCAGCGGAACCCCGGTCTTGTTTATCGGGTACCCGGCTATCCGACGAGCGTGGCCACCAGCGGCTATCCTGTCGATATATCCACGTCGGACGACAACCTGTCGGGTACCGCCAGCCTGTCGTACAAGATCACGCCGAATCTCACGACCTATGTGACTTATGCGACGGGCTTTCAGGCTGGCGGGCTGGACTTGAACAATCGTTCGCTCTCGCCCAACGCACCGCCTGTGCAGCCGACCACGACGTCGAACATCGAGGCGGGTGTAAAAGGCTCCTTGTTCAACCGCTGGGTGACCTTTGCCATCGCCGCCTACGAGGAGAAGCTGGAAGGTTTCCAAACCTCCATTTCCTTCATCTTGCCCGATGGGACGGCGCAGCGCGGTGCCACCAACGTCGGTGACATTCGCGCGCGCGGCGTGGAGTGGAGCCTGGCTGCGCGGATCGGATCCGGCATCCGATTGACGTTCGACGGCAATTACAACGACGCTGTCTATACGCGCGCGCCCTCGCTGCCGGCACCCGCGGAACTGAGTTACAATGGGATCGCCAACATTGATGCCGAGGGGCAGCGCGCGCCTTACGCGCCTAAATGGGCGCTCTCGCTGACTCCGTCTTGGGATGCGCGCATTTCGGACAATGCCGAATTCTACAGTTACGCCCAGTATTCCTTCACCAGCGGCTATGGCACGGGGGTGACCCAGTCGATCTATACGCAGGTGCCAAGCCAACATAACCTGAACCTGCGGGCAGGCGTGCGGCTGGAGAACGACAGGTACGACGTTTCGCTTTATGCCAACAACGCTACCAACGAGCGGAACATCATTTCACTGGCATTGTTGGCAGCCCCGGCCGGCGCAGGCGTGACCGCGTATCTCGGCCGCACGGTGAATTATAATCAACCGGCGCGGTACGGACTGACGGTGCGGGCAAGATACTGA
- a CDS encoding MucR family transcriptional regulator, with translation MTTETNTVELATELTIAWLGNPNTRTSADDVPAFLKSMYEAVTSLRSDPGEVASNEDPAEYIPAVSVRKSLASRDHIISMIDGKPYKTLRRHLATNGLTPEEYRARYNLKPDYPMVAEAYSESRRAMAHKIGLGRKTGAGANASAPAPDAAKPKRASKAAAAADAE, from the coding sequence ATGACCACCGAGACCAACACCGTCGAACTTGCAACCGAGCTGACCATTGCATGGCTTGGAAATCCTAACACCCGTACGTCGGCTGATGATGTTCCCGCATTTTTGAAGTCGATGTATGAGGCCGTCACGAGCCTCCGCTCTGACCCGGGCGAGGTCGCGAGCAATGAGGATCCCGCTGAATACATCCCGGCGGTGTCGGTCCGTAAGTCACTGGCGAGCCGCGACCACATCATTTCGATGATCGACGGCAAGCCTTACAAGACGTTGCGCCGTCATCTGGCAACCAATGGCCTGACGCCTGAGGAATATCGCGCGCGTTATAACCTGAAGCCCGACTATCCGATGGTCGCTGAGGCCTATAGCGAGAGCCGTCGTGCGATGGCGCACAAGATCGGGCTTGGTCGCAAGACCGGCGCCGGAGCCAATGCCTCTGCGCCTGCTCCGGACGCAGCAAAGCCCAAGCGCGCCAGCAAAGCCGCTGCGGCCGCTGACGCAGAATAA
- a CDS encoding ABC transporter substrate-binding protein, with protein sequence MASAATRWPRGSAALLLFVLASIGLLVAFAPAWRSAEAKGGLPLTAPLPEEVPPGVVLRVGDPVGRWVFQHNGWDKKLPFRIEWAEITGGPDVTEAFHAGVLDVGFGASVPPIHAVWTGIPVRIIAFREYADRTKRQAYVFGIAPNAKIRTLADLRGKRIAFSPSQVQAQVVIQTLKALGIPRDAVTLVELPSSIGGDVYANALASGVVDAAPLRGDLVAQRYVRKFGADGARILPHPPFRDDGGNVYVPEAALADPGKAAALRQFAHYWGLAQAWMRSHPEELAHGYYAGEQGLPIADARVMAGYVGNVAVPRDWTGAIAYQQEAVDTLGPETKRPRIDAATLFDRRFETIAGDAALSVQGARS encoded by the coding sequence ATGGCGTCCGCGGCAACCCGGTGGCCGCGAGGGTCGGCCGCCCTGCTCCTCTTCGTGCTTGCATCGATCGGGCTGCTGGTGGCGTTCGCGCCAGCCTGGCGCTCGGCCGAGGCTAAAGGCGGTTTGCCGCTCACGGCACCGTTGCCCGAGGAGGTGCCGCCCGGCGTCGTGCTGCGCGTCGGCGATCCCGTCGGCCGGTGGGTGTTCCAGCACAATGGTTGGGACAAGAAGCTGCCGTTCCGCATCGAATGGGCTGAAATCACCGGCGGCCCCGACGTGACCGAGGCATTTCACGCCGGCGTGCTCGACGTCGGCTTCGGTGCCAGCGTGCCGCCGATCCACGCCGTGTGGACGGGCATCCCGGTGCGCATCATCGCCTTTCGCGAATATGCCGACCGTACCAAGCGGCAGGCCTATGTGTTCGGCATTGCGCCTAACGCTAAGATCCGCACACTGGCGGACCTGCGCGGCAAGCGGATCGCCTTCAGCCCCAGCCAGGTGCAGGCGCAGGTCGTCATCCAGACGCTGAAGGCGCTGGGCATCCCGCGTGATGCCGTCACGCTGGTCGAACTGCCTTCCAGCATCGGCGGTGACGTCTATGCCAATGCGCTCGCCTCAGGCGTGGTCGATGCCGCTCCGCTCCGCGGCGACCTCGTCGCACAACGCTACGTGCGCAAGTTCGGTGCGGACGGCGCCAGGATCCTGCCGCATCCGCCGTTCCGCGACGATGGCGGCAACGTCTATGTTCCAGAGGCCGCGCTTGCCGACCCAGGCAAGGCTGCGGCGCTGCGCCAGTTCGCGCATTATTGGGGCCTCGCCCAGGCCTGGATGCGATCGCATCCCGAGGAACTCGCGCACGGCTATTACGCTGGCGAGCAAGGGCTGCCGATCGCCGATGCGCGGGTGATGGCGGGTTATGTCGGCAACGTCGCCGTGCCCCGCGATTGGACCGGCGCGATCGCCTACCAGCAGGAAGCGGTCGACACGCTCGGCCCCGAGACCAAGCGCCCACGCATCGACGCCGCGACGCTGTTCGACCGCCGGTTCGAGACGATCGCCGGTGACGCCGCCCTTTCCGTTCAAGGAGCCCGATCATGA
- a CDS encoding CDP-glycerol glycerophosphotransferase family protein codes for MAAMNIAFLFIAEAYQAYHGAAVAFELLQRPEVSVTFYYNDPEVPHHLERIRRAYGVPPVAYVRLARSIKTKAVQAMRVFGLDKEAVLRSNEAQLALHDAVVSLEDTAEILFGDKPAPERPARILIVHGAGDRYVPSMPRRARFDFIIVQGEKMKQRFLDMGIARVGRITAPGYPKLDTSRRLVAAARPLFANDRPIVLYNPHKVRGLQSWSSFIKPMLRDFAAQQDYNLIVAPHVKMFRRRSKYARNRWRSRSTATILIDPESDRSVDNSYTTAADIYVGDVSSQVYEFLAQPRPCVFLNPHKVDWGNDPHFKFWHLGEVIERPDDLMAAINRATERHPAYLQKQRELTRSSLGDTSAGAASRAASDIIAFLDKGAGAAGCSWSASPY; via the coding sequence ATGGCCGCGATGAATATCGCGTTTCTCTTCATCGCAGAGGCTTATCAAGCTTATCATGGGGCAGCTGTCGCCTTTGAGCTGCTCCAGCGGCCGGAGGTAAGCGTGACCTTCTACTACAACGACCCGGAGGTTCCCCATCACCTTGAGCGCATCAGGCGCGCCTATGGAGTGCCGCCTGTAGCCTATGTCCGCCTTGCCCGGAGCATCAAGACCAAGGCGGTGCAAGCTATGCGTGTGTTTGGTCTGGATAAAGAAGCAGTCCTTCGGTCAAACGAAGCCCAACTTGCGCTCCATGACGCTGTGGTGTCGCTTGAGGATACCGCGGAGATCCTGTTTGGCGACAAACCAGCGCCCGAACGCCCCGCCCGCATCTTGATCGTTCATGGCGCTGGCGACCGATACGTGCCGTCTATGCCCCGCCGGGCTCGGTTCGACTTCATCATAGTCCAGGGCGAGAAAATGAAGCAGCGCTTCCTCGACATGGGTATTGCCCGCGTCGGCCGGATTACCGCGCCAGGCTACCCAAAGCTGGACACCAGCCGGCGTCTGGTAGCAGCCGCACGGCCCTTGTTTGCAAATGACCGGCCAATTGTTCTTTATAATCCTCACAAGGTGCGCGGGCTTCAGTCGTGGAGCAGCTTCATCAAACCCATGCTGCGCGATTTCGCCGCGCAACAGGACTACAATCTGATTGTGGCGCCTCACGTTAAGATGTTTCGGAGGCGCTCGAAATATGCTCGCAACCGCTGGCGTAGCCGAAGCACGGCAACGATCCTGATAGACCCAGAGTCTGACCGATCGGTAGACAACAGCTACACCACTGCCGCGGATATTTACGTCGGCGACGTTAGCAGTCAGGTTTATGAGTTTCTCGCCCAGCCAAGGCCGTGTGTGTTTCTGAATCCCCATAAGGTCGATTGGGGCAACGATCCACACTTCAAATTCTGGCATCTTGGTGAAGTTATTGAACGACCCGATGACTTGATGGCGGCTATAAATAGAGCCACTGAACGACACCCCGCATATTTGCAAAAACAGCGTGAACTTACCAGAAGCTCGTTAGGAGATACATCAGCGGGAGCTGCATCCCGTGCCGCGTCCGACATTATTGCATTCCTTGACAAAGGAGCGGGAGCGGCGGGCTGTTCGTGGTCCGCTTCCCCTTATTAA